The following nucleotide sequence is from Paracrocinitomix mangrovi.
GGTTTTTTCCATATTCTTATAAAGTGTGATTTGTTAGACAATTTGCAAGATGTAAACTTACAAAGTATCTCTGGAAATAATAGAACGTGATTAAAAAACTGTGTCCTCACTATTAAATGAGGACACAGTATCAATTTGTTAGAATTTCACCTTTAGTGATAAGATGAAGTTTCTGCCGGGTGAAACAATTCCCGAACTATATGGTCTATACCTTTGATCTGTAATATTTTCAATACCAGAACTTACGGTAAGATTTTCTGTGAACTGATAATTTGCTTTAAAGTTAACTGTGTACCATGCAGGCGAATAAGGATTGCCATTAGCATCAATTGCGTAGATGTAATCTTTGGCCTGCTCTGAAATTGGTAATTGTTCATATGTTTTTTCTCCGCTATATTGCGCATAAAACTGAACCATCAACTTTTTATAAGTGTAATTCAAAGATGTAATTCCGAACCAAGGCGCAGCATGTCTTGAAGGACTAACACTTCCGTCATCTAATTCTTCTTCACCCATTTGCCAGTTAAAATGGGATGTAAGTCCAAAACCTCTTTTAGTTTCTAAAATTACCGAAGCATTTACACCATAAACTGTAGCCACAGCAGCATTTTGAATAGCTTCAACTTTACTTAATTCCCCATCATACATTATGCTGTCCATTCCGTTTAGTGTAAAGTCTCTGCGAACCAATGCATTTTGAAGTACAGTGTAAAATCCGGTAACATCTATCTGCAGAAAATCACCAAAAGTTTTACTTACGCCAATTTCAGCATTATAAGCATATTCAGCCTTTAAATCAGGATTTGGAACAACGACTGTTCCCGGTTCAGAATCAAACACTTTTCCCATGTCATCAACATTTGGAGATCTAAATCCGGTAGAAAGATTCAAATTAATCTTCCACTTTTCGGTAGGTCTGTAAATTAATCCCAAATTTCCTGTTAAAGCTCCATTATTCAAGCTCGCACTAGTATAAGGAAAAGGGTAGAAGTTAGTGTCAAATTCAGCTTCAATGATGTATTGATTGTATCTGATTCCTCCATTCAATGTGAACTTACCATTGATTTTATGCTGATCAGAAATATATGCTCCCATTGAATACCACATTGCTTGAGGATATCTACTAGCACCTGGAGTTTTAATTCCTGTAGAGATATCTTCATTTACACCTCTTGAAACAACTTCATTTTGAACGTATTCAACTCCATAAAACAATTGATTATTTTTTCCAATTGCTTTGTTAAAATCTGCATTGGCAGAAAAAGCGTATACATTCTCCACTCTGCGTTCTCTCATTGGATCATTGAAATCCCTACTAATTCTACTCTCTTCAAAGGATTGTTGAGCGATACGGATGTCCATTTTATCATACACGGGATTATTTCCTTGATGTACAATACTCAAAAGATTCATCATCCATTTCTGTGGTCCATAATTCCATTCACCATATCTTGGTAAACCATTTTTGTAGCGGATGTGTCTGTCGTATCTGGCATAGTCAGAGGTCTCTGAATAATGGAATCCATAATCAAAAGTCCATTTACGGTTGGGTTTAAATCTCACTTTTTGCATGAAATTCATCTGTTGATACCCTGAAGGACTTTGTACACGTGGATCATCATTTGTAACAATCACATCCATGCTGTCTTGACGTTTCACATAAAATGGACGTAAATATTCATCTGGTCCGTATGATCCCATTTTAACATCTCCAAAATCATTGGCTGAAAAGTTGGTCAATAATGCCCATTTTTTCCAACCTACGTTGATATCAAAATGTCCCGTTTTTTCATTACTTGCGGATGAATAACGCATAAGTGCTTTTCCGTTTACCAATGGATCATCAGTTAATGATAATTCAGGAATAAGTGTTTGAAAACTCATTACGGCTCCAATTGCATCACTTCCATATATTACAGATCCGGGTCCAAATAAGATCTCTGATCTTTCCAATGCAAACGGATCAATGGAAATAACGTTTTGAATGTTTCCTCCTCTGAATATGGCTGTATTCATTCTTATTCCATCTACCACATAAAGTAAGCGGTTGGTAGCAAATCCCCTTATCATTGGACTTCCTCCACCTAATTGACTTTTTTGAACAAAAACCTGACCTGTACTAGCCAGTAGATCAGCAGTAGTTTGTGGATTTTTTATACTGACATCAATTGGATTTATGGTCACAATTTTGTTAGGGATATCCTTTAAATTTTGACTCCACTTTGAAGCAGATACCACAACAGCATCAGTAGAAAAGGCAAGAGGGATTAAGGACAATTCCAGCGTTGAATTGGCCAACTCTTCATAACTTTTTACTTCTTTTTTGTATCCCAGAAGAACTATTTCAATGCGTTCTGCACCTTCAAAGGCAGAAATGTCAACTTGACCTCTTGCATTGGTTTGTTCTACAATACTGGGTTTATAACTTATTAAGGAAACCAATTCTAACGGTTCTGTAGTTTCCTGGTCTCTGATAGTTAACACTTGCCCAAATCCAAATTGATAGCACAGCATTAATGTACAGAAGACGACTAATTTCTTCATGTATTTTATTTTTAGTTAAACGTGTGAACTACTTTGTCATTTTAAAATGACAGCTAATGTTTAGAGTGTTTAACTAAATCTTGGAGGAGGATCTATAAGGGCTAAATCCGGATCAGAATAGCCAATAAGTAGATAGTGTATGTTTGCTATCTCTGATTGTTTTGAAAGAAATTTGTAATTGGTGTGATTATGCTGAATCAAATTGCGAGCAAATCGCATTAATTGAGTTTTTTGATTTTGTTTGATAGGATCTTCACCCCAAAAGGAGGCAATTAATGATTCCATTTTTTTGTTCAGATCATTTTCCTTATGATCTTTCCAGCAATAATATTGGATTTTATTGTCTTTGTACGATACCTTTACAATGTCATACATCTGACCCTTGTATTCAAATTCTTTGGCGTGTTCAAACTTTACTTCTCTCAATAATTCTTCTGCGGTGAATTCAAGCAAAGTTAGCTCATCATCAGATGCCTTTTCTTTAATAAGCGATTTTACCTCATGTTTTACGACGCTTTTTTGATGATTTAACCAAAGAAAATAGCCCACAATTAAACTAACAATGGCGCTAACCATTATTAAAACTATTTGCTTGCTATATTTTCTGCTTAAATCCAATTGAGCATGTATTTAGCAAATGAAGCTAAGGTGATTTACGGACAATAGAAGTTTTCTCCAGCGTGTTCAATATAGTCTGAACAAAACAATTTACCTCCTGTATACAGGCCAGTACAAAGTTCTTTCATTGAAGAAGAATTCAATAGGAAACCGTTTACCTTTTTTACTACTCTGGCAGAAAATAAACCTCTTCCACCTGTTAAGTTCGTAAATTCAGGCTGTACCTGTGCAATTCCGGATACCGGTTCACCTACAGACATGTACTGATCTAGTTCTTGATGCGCTACTGAAACTGTAATATCCAAACTATTCATTTGACGTTTAATTACATCTGAATCATCAGGAACAACAGAAGCTACCCATTGATAAAAATCTAATCCTGAAAACACATTGTATTGAACAGATGGCGTTTCTGGATTGATAGACTGATATTGGTCACCGTTGTTTCTGGTAGCACTAAAAGTTTGTGTACTCATATCTGCATAAGTCTCTGTCCAGGTGAAAGTATATTTATAGTTGTATCTTTTTGCATACATTCCTTCATTCACTTTGATTTTCCAATCATTGTAATCAGAATCTTCGTCTACAGTATTAGGAGCAAAGTCAATTTTATATGCACTTGGAACTACGTTAAAACCACTTAAACCAAAATTGTCAATCAACGCAGTTCTACCCGTTACTTGATATTTACCTCCTTCAATGTCAACAATTAATTCATACTCTGCAGTTGAATCTAAATCACTTTCACTAAATGCATAAACTTTTTGTTCAGGTCCGTAGAATAAACCACTTGTATCTTTATTTGTCATAATGGTATCAAACAAAGTCCATTCTCTGCCTGTTGGTGAACTATTTTTATACTCAATTACCTTGGCGTCAATTTGACTAAAGTAAGATGAGTCAGGATTTTGAGCATAAACAAGATTATCATCATCACCTAAAAATGCTTTAGTGATTTTGAACGTATGAAAATCAGCTGTATGATCTA
It contains:
- a CDS encoding TonB-dependent receptor plug domain-containing protein; this translates as MKKLVVFCTLMLCYQFGFGQVLTIRDQETTEPLELVSLISYKPSIVEQTNARGQVDISAFEGAERIEIVLLGYKKEVKSYEELANSTLELSLIPLAFSTDAVVVSASKWSQNLKDIPNKIVTINPIDVSIKNPQTTADLLASTGQVFVQKSQLGGGSPMIRGFATNRLLYVVDGIRMNTAIFRGGNIQNVISIDPFALERSEILFGPGSVIYGSDAIGAVMSFQTLIPELSLTDDPLVNGKALMRYSSASNEKTGHFDINVGWKKWALLTNFSANDFGDVKMGSYGPDEYLRPFYVKRQDSMDVIVTNDDPRVQSPSGYQQMNFMQKVRFKPNRKWTFDYGFHYSETSDYARYDRHIRYKNGLPRYGEWNYGPQKWMMNLLSIVHQGNNPVYDKMDIRIAQQSFEESRISRDFNDPMRERRVENVYAFSANADFNKAIGKNNQLFYGVEYVQNEVVSRGVNEDISTGIKTPGASRYPQAMWYSMGAYISDQHKINGKFTLNGGIRYNQYIIEAEFDTNFYPFPYTSASLNNGALTGNLGLIYRPTEKWKINLNLSTGFRSPNVDDMGKVFDSEPGTVVVPNPDLKAEYAYNAEIGVSKTFGDFLQIDVTGFYTVLQNALVRRDFTLNGMDSIMYDGELSKVEAIQNAAVATVYGVNASVILETKRGFGLTSHFNWQMGEEELDDGSVSPSRHAAPWFGITSLNYTYKKLMVQFYAQYSGEKTYEQLPISEQAKDYIYAIDANGNPYSPAWYTVNFKANYQFTENLTVSSGIENITDQRYRPYSSGIVSPGRNFILSLKVKF